One Streptomyces sp. V4I8 genomic window carries:
- a CDS encoding MBL fold metallo-hydrolase, translating into MKLTKKSHACVRLQKDGRTLVLDPGGFSEEDAAVGADAILVTHEHPDHFDEARLRAALEADPAAEIWTLQSVAEQISAAFPGRVHTVGHGDTFTAAGFDVQVHGELHAVIHPDIPRITNVGYLIDGGKVFHPGDALTVPDHPVETLMLPVMAPWNKISEVIDYVREVKPQRAYDIHDALLTDLARPIYDRQIGGLGGSEHLRLTPGDSAEV; encoded by the coding sequence ATGAAGCTCACGAAGAAGTCGCACGCCTGCGTCCGCCTCCAGAAGGACGGGCGCACGCTCGTCCTCGATCCCGGAGGATTCAGCGAGGAGGACGCCGCGGTGGGCGCGGACGCGATCCTCGTCACGCACGAGCACCCCGACCACTTCGACGAGGCGCGGCTGCGGGCGGCCCTGGAGGCCGACCCGGCCGCCGAGATCTGGACGCTCCAGTCCGTCGCGGAGCAGATCTCGGCGGCGTTCCCGGGCCGCGTCCACACCGTCGGCCACGGCGACACCTTCACCGCCGCCGGCTTCGACGTCCAGGTCCACGGCGAACTGCACGCGGTCATCCACCCGGACATCCCGCGCATCACGAACGTCGGCTATCTCATCGACGGCGGGAAGGTGTTCCACCCCGGCGACGCCCTCACCGTTCCCGACCACCCGGTCGAGACCCTGATGCTCCCGGTCATGGCGCCCTGGAACAAGATCTCCGAGGTCATCGACTACGTCCGCGAGGTCAAGCCCCAACGGGCGTACGACATCCACGACGCCCTGCTCACCGACCTGGCCCGGCCGATCTACGACCGCCAGATCGGCGGCCTGGGCGGCTCGGAGCACCTGCGCCTGACCCCGGGGGACTCGGCGGAGGTGTGA
- a CDS encoding exodeoxyribonuclease III, whose translation MRIATWNVNSITARLPRLLAWLESSGTDVLCLQEAKVAEDQFPFDPLRDLGYEAAVNATGRWNGVAVLSRVGLKEVVKGLPGDPGYDGAEEPRAISATCGPLRVWSVYVPNGREVDHPHYAYKLQWFEALKAAVAGDAGGSRPFAVMGDYNVAPTDDDVYDVAAFEGLTHVTPAERAALASLRESGLYDVVPRPLKYDRPYTYWDYRQLCFPKNRGMRIDLVYGNEPFAKAVTDSYVDREERKGKGASDHAPVVVDLDV comes from the coding sequence ATGCGCATCGCGACCTGGAACGTGAACTCGATCACCGCCCGCCTGCCGAGGCTCCTGGCCTGGCTGGAGAGCAGCGGCACCGACGTGCTGTGCCTCCAGGAGGCCAAGGTCGCCGAGGACCAGTTCCCGTTCGACCCGCTGCGCGACCTCGGCTACGAGGCGGCGGTGAACGCCACCGGCCGGTGGAACGGCGTGGCGGTGCTCTCCCGCGTAGGCCTCAAGGAGGTCGTCAAGGGCCTCCCCGGCGACCCCGGCTACGACGGCGCCGAGGAGCCCCGCGCCATCTCGGCGACCTGCGGCCCGCTCCGCGTCTGGTCGGTGTACGTGCCGAACGGCCGTGAGGTGGATCACCCCCACTACGCCTACAAGCTCCAGTGGTTCGAGGCCCTCAAGGCGGCCGTCGCCGGCGACGCGGGCGGCAGCCGCCCGTTCGCGGTGATGGGCGACTACAACGTGGCACCGACGGACGACGACGTCTACGACGTGGCCGCCTTCGAGGGCCTCACCCACGTCACCCCCGCCGAGCGCGCCGCCCTCGCCTCCCTGCGCGAGTCCGGCCTCTACGACGTGGTCCCGCGCCCCCTCAAGTACGACCGCCCGTACACGTACTGGGACTACCGCCAGCTCTGCTTCCCCAAGAACCGCGGCATGCGCATCGACCTGGTGTACGGCAACGAGCCGTTCGCCAAGGCGGTCACCGACTCCTACGTGGACCGCGAGGAGCGCAAGGGCAAGGGCGCCTCGGACCACGCGCCGGTGGTAGTGGACCTGGACGTCTAG
- a CDS encoding SGNH/GDSL hydrolase family protein translates to MRRRVWSSAVVLALFAVLVPGVSAQAAPERRAGPLPLERLFDNRAVSDDARPAEANFDGSGASLSAQALTAAGWRPGRALTVQGARLTWPKRKPGRPDNVVAAGQDVRVRGRGDALAFLVASTGGSPAGGTGTVTYTDGSRTSYRLTAPDWRTGPLATKAVALTHINTPGGQLAERPRLYVMTVPLLVKRTVASVRLPRATALHVFALAVRAQATGWTGSWATATGGYPTVGPWTDRTLRLVVHTSAGGPRVRLRFDNTFAAASVRIGSATVAVQAAGAAARATPVAVSFRGAAGVEIPAGAQAYSDPLGFAVPADTNLLVSFHLPGTVPAAPVHRLAQQRSYVSAPGDHTADGSASAYPTVLTSWPLLTGVDVGGGPGSVVLLGDSITDGDKSTMDANRRWPNVLAARLLKQSAVPRYGVLNQGISGNRVVSDRYPGDGISTDTAGVSALHRFDRDVLAQTSARTAVVFEGVNDVRWDTTAEQVIAGLREIADRGHARGLRMLAATILPCEGEARCTALADMERVEVNEWIRSGAAFDGVLDFDAVVRDPARPSRMLPAYDSGDHLHPGDAGLAALAEAVDLRLLVP, encoded by the coding sequence TTGCGCCGACGTGTGTGGAGTTCCGCGGTGGTCCTCGCTCTCTTCGCAGTCCTGGTGCCGGGTGTCTCCGCACAGGCGGCCCCCGAACGCAGAGCCGGGCCGCTTCCGCTGGAGCGGCTCTTCGACAACAGGGCCGTCAGCGACGACGCCCGGCCCGCCGAGGCGAACTTCGACGGGTCGGGCGCCTCCCTGTCGGCACAGGCCCTCACAGCCGCCGGCTGGAGACCGGGCCGCGCTCTGACCGTGCAGGGGGCCCGGCTGACCTGGCCGAAGCGGAAGCCGGGCCGGCCCGACAACGTCGTGGCCGCCGGACAGGACGTGCGGGTGCGCGGACGGGGCGACGCCCTCGCCTTCCTGGTGGCGAGCACGGGCGGCTCCCCCGCCGGCGGCACCGGGACCGTCACGTACACCGACGGCAGCCGCACCTCCTACCGGCTGACCGCCCCCGACTGGCGCACCGGCCCGCTCGCCACCAAGGCGGTGGCCCTGACGCACATCAACACTCCCGGCGGCCAGCTCGCCGAGCGGCCGCGGCTGTACGTCATGACCGTGCCGCTCCTGGTGAAGCGCACGGTCGCCTCCGTACGGCTGCCGCGGGCGACCGCGCTGCATGTGTTCGCGCTGGCGGTACGGGCCCAGGCGACGGGCTGGACGGGGAGTTGGGCGACGGCGACGGGCGGTTATCCGACCGTGGGGCCGTGGACCGACCGGACGCTGCGGCTGGTGGTGCACACCTCGGCCGGCGGGCCGCGGGTGCGGCTGCGGTTCGACAACACCTTCGCGGCGGCGTCGGTGCGGATCGGGAGCGCCACGGTGGCGGTCCAGGCGGCGGGCGCGGCGGCGCGGGCGACGCCGGTCGCGGTGTCCTTCCGGGGTGCTGCGGGCGTGGAGATCCCGGCGGGGGCGCAGGCGTACAGCGACCCGCTCGGCTTCGCCGTACCCGCGGACACCAACCTGCTGGTGAGCTTCCATCTGCCCGGGACCGTGCCGGCCGCGCCCGTGCACCGGCTCGCGCAGCAGCGGTCGTATGTGAGCGCACCCGGTGACCACACGGCTGACGGCTCCGCCTCGGCGTACCCCACGGTCCTGACCAGCTGGCCGCTGCTGACCGGTGTCGACGTGGGCGGTGGGCCCGGGTCCGTGGTGCTTCTCGGCGACTCGATCACCGACGGCGACAAGTCCACGATGGACGCCAACCGGCGCTGGCCCAACGTGCTGGCCGCCCGGCTGCTGAAGCAGAGTGCGGTCCCGCGCTACGGGGTGCTCAACCAGGGGATTTCAGGCAACCGCGTGGTCTCCGACCGCTACCCCGGCGACGGCATCTCCACGGACACGGCCGGAGTGAGCGCCCTGCACCGGTTCGACCGGGATGTCCTGGCCCAGACGTCGGCACGGACGGCGGTGGTGTTCGAGGGCGTCAACGATGTGCGGTGGGACACGACCGCGGAGCAGGTGATCGCCGGGCTGCGCGAGATCGCGGACCGGGGGCATGCGCGGGGGCTGCGGATGCTGGCGGCGACGATCCTGCCGTGTGAGGGGGAGGCGCGGTGCACCGCGTTGGCCGACATGGAGCGGGTCGAGGTGAACGAGTGGATCCGCTCCGGCGCCGCGTTCGACGGCGTGCTCGACTTCGACGCGGTGGTACGGGATCCCGCGCGGCCGTCTCGCATGCTGCCCGCTTATGACAGTGGGGACCATCTGCATCCCGGCGATGCGGGGCTCGCTGCGCTGGCTGAGGCGGTGGATCTGAGGTTGCTGGTGCCGTGA
- a CDS encoding DUF6278 family protein codes for MKIPFLGNRPDKRGAPDPEGIAELLAECELLRSHASRAGVQLDDTVASLEALDQLLPRWRDDEEILPWLGNDAGLYLGTVIVRTVSGAAWEIWPDGQPVVRLASGREFDVVTSGQEWAVSGVPELSQLYAEVAEA; via the coding sequence ATGAAGATCCCTTTTCTGGGCAACCGACCCGACAAGCGCGGGGCCCCGGACCCCGAGGGCATCGCCGAACTCCTCGCCGAGTGCGAACTCCTGCGCTCCCATGCCTCCCGGGCGGGGGTCCAACTCGACGACACAGTGGCCTCGTTGGAGGCACTCGACCAGTTGCTGCCGCGCTGGCGGGACGACGAGGAGATCCTGCCGTGGCTGGGCAACGACGCCGGTCTGTATCTCGGCACCGTCATCGTGCGCACCGTGTCCGGGGCCGCCTGGGAGATCTGGCCGGACGGTCAGCCGGTCGTCCGGCTCGCCTCCGGCCGTGAGTTCGATGTCGTGACGTCCGGGCAGGAGTGGGCGGTGAGCGGGGTCCCAGAGCTCTCGCAGCTGTATGCGGAGGTCGCGGAAGCGTGA
- a CDS encoding amino acid ABC transporter ATP-binding protein: MAGEPLIELRDVNKYFGDLHVLQDIDLTVGKGEVVVVIGPSGSGKSTLCRAINRLETIESGTILLDGQPLPEEGKALARLRADVGMVFQAFNLFAHKTVLQNLSLGQVKVRGRKNEDADKRSRELLERVGVADQADKYPAQLSGGQQQRVAIARALAMGPKVMLFDEPTSALDPEMINEVLEVMRQLARDGMTMIVVTHEMGFARSAANRVVFMDDGRIVEDRSPEEFFTNPSSERARDFLSKILHH; this comes from the coding sequence ATGGCTGGCGAACCACTGATCGAGCTGCGTGACGTCAACAAGTACTTCGGGGACCTGCATGTCCTACAGGACATCGATCTCACCGTCGGCAAAGGGGAGGTGGTCGTGGTCATCGGCCCCTCGGGGTCGGGGAAGTCGACGCTGTGCCGGGCCATCAACCGGCTGGAGACCATCGAGTCCGGCACGATCCTGCTGGACGGACAGCCGCTGCCCGAGGAGGGCAAGGCACTGGCGCGGCTGCGCGCCGACGTCGGCATGGTCTTCCAGGCCTTCAACCTCTTCGCCCACAAGACGGTCCTGCAGAACCTTTCCCTGGGCCAGGTCAAGGTCCGCGGGCGCAAGAACGAGGACGCCGACAAGCGCTCCCGGGAACTCCTCGAGCGCGTCGGCGTGGCCGACCAGGCGGACAAGTACCCCGCGCAGCTCTCCGGCGGCCAGCAGCAGCGCGTCGCCATCGCCCGGGCCCTCGCCATGGGGCCCAAGGTGATGCTGTTCGACGAGCCCACCTCCGCGCTCGACCCCGAGATGATCAACGAGGTGCTGGAGGTCATGCGTCAACTCGCCCGCGACGGCATGACGATGATCGTCGTCACCCATGAGATGGGCTTCGCCCGCTCGGCCGCCAACCGCGTGGTGTTCATGGACGACGGCCGCATCGTCGAGGACCGCAGCCCCGAAGAGTTCTTCACCAACCCCAGCAGCGAGCGCGCCCGGGACTTCCTGTCGAAGATCCTCCATCACTGA
- a CDS encoding CocE/NonD family hydrolase, producing MGHHRKALRTTAVGAVSATLIAGSALGLAPAAQAAPNSVRFVDISGDGGTTLKANVITPAGADGSRRYPLLVLPTSWGLPQVEYFAQAQKLADSGYVVVSYNVRGFWQSGGEIEVAGPPDIADASRVIDWALANTPADAGHIGMAGVSYGAGISLLTAAHDKRVKAVAALSGWADLIGSIYSGRTQHVQAAALLDGASLVTGRQSAEVRQIFNDFYASNLSKEQDMINWGKKRSAATYVDQLNKNGAAVMMANAWGDTIFPPNQYADFYEKLTGPKRLEFRPGDHATAELTGLFGLPNDVWTDTERWFDHYLKGEDNGINRELPVQLKSRSTGGYEGYPDWKSVGATNKKIALAGTTTIHTNVNSGADGGVVFLSSILDQVAHVPPMASIPPIPRLWAGVWQSEKYATPQRVRGTAKLHTTVTPTKESGTLVAYLYDVGPLGLGKLVSNAPYTFHGRTPGKPFAVDLELYSTAYDVPAGHRLALVVDTVDPLYIEHNPSGARLTFSSPANDPSYVSIPLREQ from the coding sequence GTGGGACACCATCGCAAGGCCCTGCGTACGACCGCCGTGGGCGCCGTCTCCGCGACACTGATCGCCGGTAGCGCCCTCGGGCTCGCCCCCGCCGCACAGGCGGCCCCGAACAGCGTCCGCTTCGTCGACATCAGCGGCGACGGCGGCACCACCCTCAAGGCGAACGTCATCACGCCGGCCGGCGCCGACGGCAGCCGCCGCTACCCGCTGCTCGTCCTGCCCACGAGCTGGGGCCTGCCCCAGGTCGAGTACTTCGCGCAGGCGCAGAAGCTCGCGGACTCGGGCTATGTCGTGGTCAGTTACAACGTGCGCGGCTTCTGGCAGTCGGGCGGCGAGATAGAAGTGGCGGGCCCGCCAGACATAGCCGACGCGTCCAGGGTGATCGACTGGGCGCTCGCCAACACCCCTGCCGACGCGGGCCACATCGGCATGGCAGGCGTCTCGTACGGCGCCGGCATCAGCCTGCTGACCGCCGCGCACGACAAACGGGTCAAGGCGGTCGCCGCCCTCAGCGGCTGGGCCGACCTCATCGGCTCGATCTACTCCGGCCGCACCCAGCACGTCCAGGCGGCCGCACTACTGGACGGCGCGAGCCTGGTCACCGGCCGCCAGAGCGCCGAAGTCCGGCAGATCTTCAACGACTTCTACGCCTCCAACCTGTCCAAGGAACAGGACATGATCAATTGGGGGAAGAAACGTTCGGCCGCTACATACGTGGACCAACTGAACAAGAACGGCGCCGCGGTCATGATGGCCAACGCCTGGGGCGACACGATCTTCCCGCCCAACCAGTACGCGGACTTCTACGAGAAGCTGACCGGCCCCAAGCGGCTGGAGTTCCGCCCCGGCGACCACGCCACCGCCGAGCTGACCGGCCTGTTCGGCCTGCCCAACGACGTGTGGACGGACACCGAGCGCTGGTTCGACCACTACCTCAAGGGCGAGGACAACGGCATCAACCGCGAGCTGCCCGTCCAGCTCAAGTCCCGTTCCACGGGCGGCTACGAGGGCTATCCGGACTGGAAGTCGGTCGGCGCGACGAACAAGAAGATCGCCCTCGCCGGCACGACCACGATCCACACCAACGTCAACTCGGGCGCGGACGGCGGGGTCGTCTTCCTGTCCAGCATCCTCGACCAGGTGGCCCACGTGCCCCCGATGGCCTCGATCCCGCCGATCCCCCGGCTCTGGGCGGGCGTATGGCAGTCGGAGAAGTACGCAACGCCCCAACGCGTGCGCGGCACCGCGAAGTTGCACACCACCGTCACCCCGACCAAGGAGAGCGGCACCCTCGTCGCCTACTTGTACGACGTGGGCCCGCTCGGCCTCGGCAAGCTGGTCAGCAACGCGCCGTACACCTTCCACGGGCGTACGCCCGGAAAGCCGTTCGCCGTCGACCTGGAGTTGTACTCCACGGCCTACGACGTCCCGGCAGGGCATCGACTCGCCCTGGTCGTCGACACGGTCGACCCGCTCTACATCGAGCACAACCCGTCCGGCGCACGGCTGACCTTCTCCTCACCGGCGAACGACCCGTCGTACGTGTCGATTCCACTGCGCGAGCAGTGA
- the ggt gene encoding gamma-glutamyltransferase, with amino-acid sequence MRRPVARKLSVLAVSAAVVSVGAAAPPAPESTAVEKVPVAVGYGGAVSSVDADASAAGIEVLRNGGNAVDAAVATAAALGVTEPYSAGIGGGGYFVYYDAKSRTVRTIDGRETAPLTADSGLFVENGTAIPFAEAVSSGLSVGTPGTPATWQKALDQWGSKRLGTLLKPAERLARNGFTVDGTFRDQTAANEARFRYFPDTARLFLPNGRLPVVGSTFKNPDLARTYAELAGKGVGTLYRGDLAEDIVDTVNHPPVDPGSGWNARPGDLTAKDLATYRTKSQAPTRTSYEGLGVYSMAPSSSGGTTVGEALNILENTDLSKASEVQYLHRYIEASRIAFADRGRWVGDPAFEDVPTKELLSQRYADSRECLIKDDAVLTSPVAPGDPRNPAACDASGTAAPTTYEGDSTTHLTVADKWGNVVSYTLTIEQTGGSGITVPGRGFILNNELTDFSFTPASPDVHDPNLPGPGKRPRSSMSPTIVLDQHHKPVVALGSPGGATIITTVLQTLTGFLDRGLPLVDAIAAPRASQRNQTTTELEPGLYNSPLRAQLEAIGHGFRLNPEIGAATGVQRLPNGKWLAAAETVRRGGGSAMVVRPAP; translated from the coding sequence ATGCGTCGCCCTGTCGCGCGCAAACTGTCGGTCCTGGCGGTCTCGGCCGCCGTGGTGTCGGTGGGGGCCGCAGCGCCACCCGCCCCCGAGAGCACGGCAGTCGAGAAGGTTCCCGTCGCCGTCGGCTACGGCGGCGCGGTGTCGAGCGTCGACGCGGACGCCTCCGCGGCCGGCATCGAGGTCCTGCGCAACGGCGGCAACGCCGTCGACGCCGCCGTGGCCACGGCCGCCGCGCTCGGCGTCACCGAGCCCTACTCGGCCGGCATCGGCGGAGGCGGCTACTTCGTCTACTACGACGCCAAGTCCCGTACGGTGCGGACCATCGACGGCCGTGAGACCGCGCCGCTGACCGCGGACTCCGGCCTGTTCGTGGAGAACGGCACGGCGATCCCCTTCGCGGAGGCCGTCAGCAGCGGCCTCAGTGTCGGCACGCCGGGCACGCCCGCCACCTGGCAGAAGGCGCTGGACCAGTGGGGGAGCAAGCGGCTCGGCACGCTGCTGAAGCCCGCCGAGCGGCTCGCCCGGAACGGCTTCACCGTCGACGGCACCTTCCGCGACCAGACCGCCGCGAACGAGGCCCGGTTCCGCTACTTCCCGGACACCGCGAGGCTGTTCCTCCCGAACGGGAGGCTCCCGGTCGTCGGCTCCACCTTCAAGAACCCCGATCTCGCCCGCACCTACGCCGAGTTGGCCGGGAAGGGCGTCGGCACGCTCTACCGCGGCGATCTCGCCGAGGACATCGTCGACACGGTCAACCACCCGCCCGTCGACCCCGGTTCCGGCTGGAACGCCCGTCCCGGCGACCTGACCGCCAAGGACCTGGCCACCTACCGCACCAAGTCGCAGGCGCCCACCAGGACCTCGTACGAGGGTCTCGGCGTCTACTCCATGGCTCCCTCCTCCTCCGGCGGCACGACGGTCGGCGAGGCGCTCAACATCCTGGAGAACACCGACCTCTCCAAGGCGAGCGAGGTCCAGTACCTGCACCGCTACATCGAGGCCAGCCGTATCGCCTTCGCCGACCGCGGGCGCTGGGTCGGCGACCCGGCCTTCGAGGACGTACCGACGAAGGAGCTGCTGTCGCAGCGGTACGCCGACTCGCGGGAGTGCCTGATCAAGGACGACGCGGTGCTGACCAGCCCGGTCGCGCCGGGCGATCCGCGCAACCCGGCGGCCTGCGACGCGAGCGGCACGGCGGCACCGACCACCTACGAGGGCGACAGCACGACCCACCTCACGGTGGCCGACAAGTGGGGCAACGTCGTCTCGTACACGCTCACCATCGAGCAGACCGGCGGCAGCGGCATCACGGTCCCGGGCCGCGGCTTCATCCTCAACAACGAGCTGACGGACTTCTCCTTCACCCCGGCGAGCCCCGACGTCCACGACCCGAACCTGCCGGGGCCGGGCAAGCGGCCGCGCTCGTCGATGTCGCCGACGATCGTCCTCGACCAGCACCACAAGCCCGTCGTGGCGCTCGGTTCACCCGGTGGCGCGACCATCATCACGACCGTTCTACAGACCCTGACCGGCTTCCTGGACCGGGGCCTGCCGCTCGTCGACGCGATCGCCGCGCCCCGCGCCAGCCAGCGCAACCAGACCACCACCGAACTCGAACCGGGCCTGTACAACAGCCCGTTGCGGGCCCAGCTGGAGGCCATCGGGCACGGCTTCCGGCTCAACCCGGAGATCGGCGCGGCGACGGGCGTACAGCGGCTGCCGAACGGCAAGTGGCTGGCGGCCGCCGAGACGGTACGGCGGGGCGGCGGCTCGGCGATGGTGGTGCGCCCGGCGCCGTAG
- a CDS encoding ATP-dependent Clp protease ATP-binding subunit: MTSGFNGGPEDYDPFGEFLARFFGGPRPGPRQIDIGRLLSQPARELVRGAAQYAAEHGSRDLDTQHLLRAALSAEPTRSLLSRAGADPDSLATEIDERSGPVQHPPGEVPPPTSLSLTPAAKRALLDAHDLARARGTGYIGPEHVLSALAANPDSAAGHILNAARFAPSGGPSEASDASDPRPRIDQRPRVDSGTPTLDKYGRDLTDLARRGRIDPVIGRDEEIEQTIEVLSRRGKNNPVLIGDAGVGKTAIVEGLAQRIADGDVPDILGGRRVVALDLTGVVAGTRYRGDFEERLNNIVGEIRSHSDQLIVFIDELHTVVGAGGGGEGGSMDAGNILKPALARGELHIVGATTLEEYRRIEKDAALSRRFQPILVPEPTAADAIEILRGLRDRYEAHHQVRYTDEALVAAVELSDRYLTDRRLPDKAIDLIDQAGARVRLRARTKGTDVRAMEREVEQLYRDKDQAVADEQYEQATQLRDRIVELKQRIADASGTEEVDEGLHLEVTTEAIAEVVSRQTGIPVSSLTEEEKDRLLGLEEHLHERVIGQNEAVRVVSDAVLRSRAGLASPDRPIGSFLFLGPTGVGKTELARALAEALFGSEERMVRLDMSEYQERHTVSRLIGAPPGYVGHEEAGQLTEVVRRHPYSLLLLDEVEKAHPDVFNILLQVLDDGRLTDSQGRTVDFTNTVIVMTSNLGSDAISRGGAGIGFGSGGEEADEEARRERVLRPLREHFRPEFLNRIDEVVVFRQLTPDQLQQITNLMLDQTRRLLHAQGVSVDFTGTAVDWLSERGYQREYGARPLRRTIQKEVDNQLSRLLLDGRIGEGGRVTVDVQDGRLTFRAEELPPAPEL, from the coding sequence ATGACCAGCGGCTTCAATGGTGGTCCGGAAGACTACGACCCCTTCGGAGAATTCCTCGCCCGCTTCTTCGGCGGACCGCGCCCCGGCCCCCGGCAGATCGACATCGGCCGCCTGCTCAGCCAGCCGGCCCGCGAGCTGGTGCGGGGCGCCGCGCAGTACGCCGCCGAGCACGGCAGCCGCGACCTGGACACCCAGCATCTGCTGCGCGCCGCGCTGTCCGCCGAGCCGACCCGGAGTCTGCTCAGCCGGGCCGGCGCGGACCCCGACTCGCTGGCGACGGAGATCGACGAGCGGTCGGGCCCCGTCCAGCACCCGCCGGGCGAGGTCCCGCCGCCGACGTCGCTCTCCCTCACCCCGGCCGCCAAGCGCGCCCTGCTGGACGCGCACGACCTGGCCCGGGCGCGCGGCACCGGATACATCGGCCCGGAGCACGTGCTCAGCGCCCTCGCCGCGAACCCCGACTCCGCGGCCGGGCACATCCTCAACGCGGCCCGGTTCGCCCCCTCCGGCGGGCCGTCCGAGGCCTCGGACGCCTCCGATCCCCGGCCCCGCATCGACCAGCGGCCGCGCGTCGACTCCGGTACGCCCACCCTCGACAAGTACGGCCGCGATCTCACCGACCTCGCCCGCAGAGGCCGTATCGACCCGGTGATCGGCCGTGACGAGGAGATCGAGCAGACCATCGAGGTGCTCTCCCGGCGCGGCAAGAACAACCCCGTGCTGATCGGTGACGCGGGCGTCGGCAAGACGGCGATCGTGGAGGGCCTGGCCCAGCGGATCGCCGACGGCGACGTGCCCGACATCCTCGGCGGCCGCCGGGTGGTCGCGCTGGACCTGACGGGCGTGGTCGCGGGCACCCGCTACCGGGGTGACTTCGAGGAGCGGCTCAACAACATCGTGGGCGAGATCCGCTCCCACTCCGACCAACTGATCGTCTTCATCGACGAGTTGCACACCGTCGTGGGCGCCGGAGGCGGCGGCGAGGGCGGGTCCATGGACGCGGGGAACATCCTCAAGCCGGCCCTCGCGCGCGGCGAGCTGCACATCGTGGGCGCGACCACGCTGGAGGAGTACCGCAGGATCGAGAAGGACGCGGCGCTCTCCCGCCGCTTCCAGCCGATCCTGGTCCCCGAGCCGACCGCCGCCGACGCGATCGAGATCCTGCGCGGCCTGCGCGACCGCTACGAGGCCCACCACCAGGTCCGCTACACCGACGAGGCGCTCGTGGCCGCCGTGGAACTGTCGGACCGCTACCTCACCGACCGCCGCCTGCCGGACAAGGCGATCGACCTGATCGACCAGGCGGGCGCCCGGGTACGGCTGCGCGCGCGGACCAAGGGCACGGACGTCCGGGCCATGGAGCGCGAGGTCGAGCAGCTGTACCGGGACAAGGACCAGGCGGTCGCCGACGAGCAGTACGAGCAGGCGACCCAACTGCGCGACCGTATCGTCGAGTTGAAGCAGCGCATCGCGGACGCGTCCGGCACCGAGGAGGTCGACGAGGGGCTCCACCTGGAGGTCACCACCGAGGCCATCGCGGAGGTCGTGTCCCGGCAGACCGGCATCCCGGTGAGCAGCCTCACCGAGGAGGAGAAGGACCGGCTGCTCGGCCTGGAGGAGCATCTGCACGAGCGGGTCATCGGCCAGAACGAGGCGGTGCGCGTCGTCTCCGACGCGGTGCTGCGCTCGCGGGCCGGACTGGCGAGCCCCGACCGGCCGATCGGCAGCTTCCTCTTCCTCGGCCCGACCGGCGTCGGCAAGACCGAGCTGGCCCGGGCGCTCGCCGAGGCGCTGTTCGGCAGCGAGGAGCGCATGGTCCGCCTGGACATGAGCGAGTACCAGGAACGGCACACCGTGAGCCGTCTGATCGGCGCCCCGCCCGGCTATGTCGGCCACGAGGAGGCCGGTCAGCTCACCGAGGTGGTGCGCCGGCACCCGTACTCGCTGCTGCTGCTCGACGAGGTCGAGAAGGCCCACCCGGACGTCTTCAACATCCTGCTCCAGGTCCTGGACGACGGGCGGCTGACCGACTCCCAGGGCCGCACGGTGGACTTCACCAACACGGTCATCGTCATGACCAGCAACCTGGGCTCGGACGCGATCAGCCGGGGCGGCGCCGGGATCGGGTTCGGCTCGGGGGGCGAGGAGGCCGACGAGGAGGCGCGGCGCGAGCGGGTCCTGCGGCCGCTGCGCGAGCACTTCCGGCCCGAGTTCCTCAACCGCATCGACGAAGTGGTCGTCTTCCGCCAGCTGACCCCGGACCAGTTGCAGCAGATCACCAACCTGATGCTGGACCAGACCCGGCGGCTGCTGCATGCCCAGGGCGTCTCGGTCGACTTCACCGGCACGGCCGTCGACTGGCTCTCCGAGCGCGGCTACCAGCGCGAGTACGGCGCCCGCCCGCTGCGCCGCACCATCCAGAAGGAAGTCGACAACCAGCTCTCCCGGCTGCTCCTGGACGGCCGGATCGGCGAGGGCGGCCGGGTGACGGTGGACGTGCAGGACGGACGGCTCACCTTCCGTGCGGAAGAGCTGCCGCCCGCCCCCGAGTTGTGA